The Pyrus communis chromosome 14, drPyrComm1.1, whole genome shotgun sequence sequence TATTACCCGTGTAcacaatatcatctacatatagaGACACAATTAAGATTTCTGCTTCACCTCTAGTTTTAGTGTATAGAGTGGCCTCACTTTGACTCTTCTCAAATCCACATTGAGTGAAATAAGAGTCAATTTCACTATACCAGGCCATTGGTGCCTGTTTTAAGCTATAAAAAACTTTATGAAGCTTGTACACTTTGTCTTCACTCCCCTTGACCACAAAACCATCTGGCTGTTCTACATAAACCTCTTCTTCCAGTACTCCATTCAAAAAAGCAGACTTGACATCAAGTTGATATAGTTTCCAACTTTTCTGTGATGCTAATGCAACTAATGTTCGAATTATATCAAGTCCAGCCACAGGTGCAAAGGTCTCATTATAGTCAACACCTGGTTTCTGAGCATATCCCTTGGCTACTAGCCTTGCTTTATTTTTCTGCAATGATCCATCAAGATTAAGCTTGGTTTTGAACACCCACTTAACCCCAATTATAGGTTTATCAGTGGGTCTGTCCACTAGCTTCCATGTTGCATTCTTTTCAATCATTTACAGTTCATCTTTCATAGCTATCATCTATGATTCATCCTTAGCTGCCTCATCAAACTTTTCAGGTTCTACAATGCAGAGATTGCATTGAGCTAGAACATCATCCAGGTTCCTCCACCTCAATGGCGTGTGATCAAAAGCTTGAGATTTTCTTATACTGCTACTCACATTACTTGCTGATTTATGAGAAGATAATAAGCTTGGTGTTTGGACATAGTTCTGACCTTCAGGAGTTGTTTCAAGTGATGTACCCTTAGGCATATCAAGTAGCTCATCATGATTAAGCATAGTTACATAATTCTCAGAAATCTTCTTATACTCCCAGGCTACATTTTCATTAAACACATCTCTCGAGAGTATAAGTTTCTTAGTAATAGGATCGTACACTTTGTACCCCTTTTCACAAGTGGCATAACCTACAAATATGCCCTTGACACTCTTTGCATCTAGTTTATGTCTTAACTCACTTGATATGTGTACATAGCACAAACAACCAAAGATTCTAAGATGTGCAATCCCTGGTTTTCGACCACTGAATGCTTTAAATGGAGTTATATCTCTGAGAGCTTTTGTAAGACACCTATTCAGTATGTAGACAACTGTGTGTAAAGATTCTACCCACACATAGTAAGGTAATCCTTTATCATGAAGCATGGCTTTTGCCATTTCAACTGCAATTTTGTTCTTTCTCTCTACAACtttattttgttgtggagtataAGCCATAGAGAGTTGTCTTTGAATACCTTCATCTTCACACAACTTGTTAAACTCATAAGATGTGAATTCACCCCCTCTGTCACTTCTCAGACATTTTACTTTAAAACCACTTTGTAGCTCTACCATAGATTTGAATTTTCTAAAACAATTCAATGCATCTGACTTGTATCTGAGAAAATAAACCCACATCATTCTTGTGTAGTCATCTACAAGAAGCATAAAATACTTGTTTCCAACTATGGACTCATTTTGCATTGGTCCACATAGATCCACATGAATCAACTCTAGTGGGTTACTTGCTCTCCAAGCCTGATTCTTTGGGAACCACTCTCTATGTTACTTTCCAAGCTGACAACTTTCACACACTTCATCAACTTCTTCTAAATATGGAAGTCCATGCACCATTTCCTTCTCTTTGAGTCGTTTTAATCCTCTTAGATGCAAATGGCTTAGCCTTTTGTGCCAGGTCCAAGTAGATTGAGACAAGCTTGTTTTCAGAGCTATATGATCATCAGGCAAGAATGCTAAAGGATAACATCTATTCCTTTTCATTTCTACTTTAATTACAAGGCATTCCAGTGAAAGACCATAAAAAATACTGCATATTTTACCTCTAAACAGCAAATAATACCCATGTTTATCCATTTGTCCCACACTCAGTAAGTTTTCCTTCAATCCAGGTAAACACATTACCTCCTTGATGTATTTTCTGCCCTTACTAGTATCAATTACTAGAGTCCCCATTCCAGCTACATTCATAAGCTCACCAGTTGGCATTTGTACTTTGCCTACTACATTTGTCCTTATTTGTCCTTATATCAACCAACAATTTCTCATTTCCAGTCATGTGGTTGTTGCAACCACTGTCAACATACCATTCACCATTGACAACTGATTCAGAGATAGTGCTATTTGCATAGAACAAGTTTCTTGTCACCTCTATTTGATTAGCATTATTTGCCTTTTGAACTGATTTGCCTGCAATACACTCTCGAGCCCAGTGTCCAAACCTTTCACAGTTATAACATTTAGGCTTTCCCTTATACCTACACTCACCAAAGTGGAATTTAGAGCATACCCTGCACTGTGGTTTTGTGACTGCCTGACCCATTAACAGTGCATTTTGTGCAGGACTAGCATGAAATTTCTACTGGAACTTAGGTTTTGAATCCCATTTCTTGCCCTTATAATTCCAATTCTTCTGGAACTGAGATGGATCAGATTGAGCTCCACTTCTATTTTGTCCCTTTGGACTCACTGAGAGAGATGTAAATGCTTTCCCAATAGTATCAATAATATGCAAATCAAACTGTTGTTCTTGGCTCTTTAAGATTGCAATTACCTTCTGCAATTTTACAGTCTCCAAACATTTTGTATTTTCTATAACCAAACAGATAGAATCATATGGTTTACTTAGATTAATCAGAACCTTTTGCACAAGTCTTTCATTAGAAAGAGATTCACCGAATGTTTTCATCCGATTAATCAATTCATTCAGCCTTGTAAGATAACCAGATAGAGATTCATCATCTCGCATCCTAGCATACTCAAATTGTCGTCtaagattttgaagttttattgATATAACCTGACCACCACCGTGATATTCTCCATACAACAGATCCCACACCATCTTACCTGAATCAGCATTGGCAATCTGAGGGAAGATCTGGTCAGAGACTGCATTTTGTATGATTCCTAGAGCCTTTGCATCCTTCATGAACACAATATTCATTTCTTCATCGACTATATCTACCGATGACTCTTcagtttccttcttcttcttcttcgaatcGGGGGTTGTAATCCCTTTTTCTACTAGATTCCATAACCCAAGAGATTTGAAAACCGTAACCATCTTAATTCTCcagaactcgtagttctcaccgGAGAAAATGGGAGTTCTCACCTCCGAACTTCCAGATCCATACATCATTGGCCTAAATGATAATGAAACTCCGGCGACCTTCACCGAGCTTTGATTTAGCTCAGTGACCTCACAGATTCACACCCAGACTCAATTGATCCAacctggctctgaggccatgtaaGTGTGAAGTATTTTCACTAAGTAATGGAGGataacaataagaaaaaaaggattgagGAATGCGAAAGTTCTTCTTCCCTGTAGAAGTTGCcgagagaaaatatattttctacTACTTTAAATGAGCACGCACACATGCACTCTTTTTACAACCGTTTTGCCTTAGCTGGATCCAAAAACAACACATTTGATCTCAGACACGCATCTAGCTAACTTTTAGGATCACTACACATGGCTAATTTAGCCTTACACATTTGAGCCTTACACTTGTCATTTTGAAGACTAAGTGCATACACAATTAACATTAAAGGacttcttatttattcattagcTTATTACTTGCATCTACTGTTGCAAGTAAAAATAAGAATCGCTGCAAATAGCATATACATAACATTATGCACACTGGAACAGCGATCAAATACTTTAGTTACAAGGGAAATCCAACCTAGGATCTACACTTCATCCAACTTGTCTATACCACTTGAGCGAAAGCAAGCAATATTTGCTTAATGGTGTTCATACATTAGCAAACAACCGATAAGTTTTGGCATCGAGGCTTATTTGTCTTACAGCAGCAATTGCAGCTAAAACCCCCAAGATTGAGAAAACCACTGCAATAGTGGTGTTTAACACGAAAATGGGGCTTCTTTTAGATGGCTTGAAGGTCAAGTTATAGAGCACAACAGGCAAGACAAAGTCAAGGGGGATGAAACCAAAAGCCCCAATAACCGCATTGATGTCCCCGAAAAATGGAATCATTGCTGCTATAATGGTTGCTAAGATGACAGACATCGAGCGAGATACTGCCCGAGGGATCACATTGCGCGCAGAGAACTCTTTGCTAGTTGGATCTGCAAATGCTCGCTCAAGAACTTCATTTGTGGGCTGGAGATAAACCTGCAAACCAAGCAAGTGGATTAGTGTTTTGCTCCATGTTTGAAGAAGAGATTTCGGGTGGTGGTGTTCGATTAATTTCTTACCACACCAACCGCTGATAGTTGGATTATGATGAAAAGGTTGATCATGAAGATGAACCACTTGGGCACCAAAGGTTTGCCATCATCCAAGAAGTTGTTAAGGATGAGTCCTTCAGATTGGTTCCCAAATGCCCAATAGCCAGAGATGGTAACACTGAAGAAAGTCATCGTCACAACTGCATAACAAACACAGAGTCCCTTGAACATCTTTCCCTTCACTGGTGGTGCTATTGTTGCCTATTACCAAAAATTTTACAATTATTAGTTCcgaaaatccaaaaaataaagtaaCATGTTTGAGCCTACTAGGGTGTGTTTGTGAGTAGTTTTGAtcattccaaaagcacttttggcTGTTATTGGCTGaaatatgaaaaattatttttcggtTGGACTTTGGGTGCTTCTTGTACAAGGATCTGATAACGCTTTTCTATGTAATGATTTCAGGTAAATATGTAAGAAGCACTCgagtttttaataaaataacttATGTGCTTCTAACAAATCACCTCCTAATAAAAACACTTTGTTGCAAGTAGCACTTCCAAACATGTTTGGAACTAATTCCTAAGAATATGAGAGGGAAGTAAGGACAATTGGAATATTTTGAAcctgaatttctggaatgataCCGTTGCCAAATGTTGTAGCAATGATGGCATTAGCATTAAAGACCCCAAAAACTCGACTTTGACTGTTGCCATTCAAGGAATAGTTCTTATGCGGCCCCTTGGAAGAACttcctgaaaaaaaaattatattcattcatgtAAGTTTTCATCTATTCTAAATTATGGAAAGAGTGATATGAATTCGAGCACCTATGGGAAACATAGTTCTTTAGTCAACTTAACTATGCCCAAATAACCCACAAGGCAATGAACTTGATTTTAGTGACTGTATGTCCTGTTTGGCAATGTAGCAAAGACATTACCAATGTAGATGCAGGCAGCAGTGGTACAAGCACTATATGCTAGGCAAAGAAAGACAGACACCAAGTTGATGTGCCTGAGAGAGTGAAAAGATGGGATTTGAGCCAAAAGCAGCATTAAGCACCCAAATATGATCACAAACTCGTATAGCTTCATAGTCCCATTTGCGTTGGTCAGCAAGTAAACTGCCTGCATAATTATAAAACATGaaagttttcaaacaaaaacaaagttgcCAGCTGAGAAGAATCATAATATAGATGAGTGGAAGCCTTAAAAAAAGTCTATTACCCAGTGAAAGAGTGAGTTGAAAATTTCTTCgttaagaaacaaaaaagcagTGTCACTTCCTATTAGAGTCTAGTGGTATCTCTCTCTACTTGTACGTACAAGATCTTAGATTCAAATCTTGTCGACTGCAAGTTTGATATCAATTTATTATGACTCGCTCATTGTGTGACATATCGTTAATTCGCCTCCTTTTAATGTGCATAATATCAACATGCCGaaacaataaaaaacattataaaaaaaataataaagaaggtgataaaaaaattaatcagattACCTTCATGCATTGTCCTCCCAAAAGAGTACAGGCCACAACAGCGCCATAGCATACTAGGAATTGAATTGGTCCGACAAAATAACGACTCCATCTCGGACCTGTAAGATTCGATTTGTAACAATGACATATTggcataagtttttttttctagttATAATATGTGAAAGTATACATTTTAAACACTGATCATCCTAATTACTTTCTATTACTGTCTAatgatatttattttcatattttacaGGTGAGATTTTTTAGAATCGATCATAATGGATTTTGAGTATCACATACCACTTAACACAGGAATGAATATGATCATTGATTCATTGCGGTACTTTTTTATCATGCTAAAATTAAGTTTTGGTGATTATATTTTTGGATAGAGTAGGTATGAATGTCAAACAATCAACCCGGACACATCTTCCgacattaaaaagaaaaatgtgacTTCATCAAAAGTTAATTGGTCATCAATATATCAATATTATTCAACCTGTTTTCTTGCTAAATCTTCTTTTCAATATGGGCAAACccattttcttttggtaaatAAAAATTGACAAGGGCCATTTGGCCCATTTCAAAGTTAATGGCAGGCAAGCCACATCCCACATGAGGAGAGGAAAATGCCTCTAATACACGTTAAATAAATAGAGCCTCTAATACACGTTAAATAAATAGAGCCTTGTTGAAAACATTGGTAGTATTAAAAATATTGGCAATGTTGAAAATGTTGGTAGATTAATGAATGCCgaaacaaatttttcaatacCCACACATAGTAATGTAGACtttggaaatgaaggagatcATATTTTTCAAAGGGTGTAATAAATACGTTTGGAGTTGCTTTATAAATAGTGTGCTCCGACTGCTATCAAAATACACAGAGAAAAAaggaaagatcaataacatcagtaTCTATTCCTCcatcttttatttgtcatcccTTGGTGTTATAGTTACAGTGTGATATTTTACACCTGCTTCGCTCCTGTCATtagtaaaggttatctctctaacttttacctatttataacacgttatcagcacgactctCTAAAATCTAACAattttctcatttctcttcgtcgaacaaaagaaagaaaaaaaaagtttcctcTAACGATTTTACTGTTCATCTTTTTCATCTATCTCAACTGCTGGACATACCCTCATGAATAACTATTTGCACCATGCCTGCTtttagttctcaacctaacagttacatatatctttgatttcttgtttggtgtagatcttgattactaacccagtgtttatttatgttaattttactgcaatccaagatggtgcgatacaatcgcccatcttgaactgcaaatttattcttactgcaatccaagatagTGTGATATCATCGCCTATCTTGGACTGCAAATctaattttattgcaattttagatggagcggtataatcgcccaccctattctgcatatttaaattttcctactacttgagtggtgcggaataatcgccCATCCTATGTTATGTTATTTCAACAAGAATGATGCAATACAATCGCCCTCCTCATTCATCTTGTAAATCTCGAGCctgaagtttcgagtgcttatcattttggcctgaagatcaaaatgaaaaatttgtaagaactaGAAGTTCCAACACTAAATAGCTCCATAATACATATTATTTCAGGTTCTTGCACATCTTagttttctttcaaaaaagaaaatggcgaacttggcaTAGCTTGATTTTACTGGGAATAACTACCTTACCTGGGTaatggataccaagatccatttgGAGGCAGGGAATCTTGGAGAAACAATCAAGGAAGGGAACATTGCATCTTCTCAAGATCGGGAGAaggccatgatctttatccCTCACCACCTTGATGAAGGACTAAAAAAATGAGTACCTAATggttgaagatccgttagcACTCTAGAAGGCATTGggaaacagatacaatcaccagaaaacggtgattcttccaaaAGCTCGTTATGAGTGGACTCATCTAAGGATCCAAAATTTCAAGTTAGtggctgagtacaattctgcgaTGTTCAGAATTAGCTCTCAGATGAAACTCTGTGGGGAAACCATCactgaggaagatatgctggaaaagactttcagcaCCTTTCATGCCTCAAACGTGCTCTtgcagcagcagtatagagAGTAAGGTTTCACTGAATACAACCATTTGATATCTGTGCTCCTGGTTGCTGAACAAAACAATAAGCTCCTGATGAAGAATTATCAGTCCTGACCTACTGGATTTGCTGATTCTCTCAAAGTGAACGCCACATCCTCTGGTGGCAATAATCACAAACGCGGACGTGGCCACAAGTAAGGACGGTAGAACGAGAAAGGCAAAAATCATGGTGTccagtttcacaaccaggttccaaggcataattcaggcccgagctttaaaaatgtgaatcgccacaaaggcaaagctaATATGAACAATGCTCCCAAAAACTCTAAAGGAGCttgccataggtgtggtggcaatgggcactgggcgcgtacttgtcgtaccccaaaatATTTGGTAGATCTATATCAAGCCTCCATCAAGGAAAAGGGTGTTAAGACCAATTTTCTCAACCAGGCTAAACCAATagatatacctgatccagtgtGTGATTTATCAAGGCATTTGAACACAACCTACCTAGATGTCTCAGATTTTATTGTGGAAAGAGGGAATGAAGTATACCGGTCCGACTAAATCGTTTATGTTTGATGTACTGAACATGTAGTTCAAAACTagcatttcaaattcaataaaagtggtgtttaaatttcttgttataactTGCTTTTAACTATGATTCCCTTACTcagagagcatggataaaaactatggtcattctcaaaacatgagaaatggtggagatatttgtcttgtaGACTGCGTAACCACgcatacaatacttcgagatcaagagtatttctcaagattgatgtttacaaaagtaagggtaacaacaaCATCAGGCTCTTCGGATGTAATTGAAGGTTCAAAgaaagcccagattatgttaccaaatggaacataCAAAATGCATTGTAcactactcgaaatttgttgagttttaaatacatacgtttaaatggatacaacattgaaacgaaaagtgcagaaaatgtggagtatctaggcattacctccaatgaagtgtatattggagaagttgcatggtttaatgagtggattgtattatacatacataaagaaattgaatcacatactaTTATGAACCataagttcattgattcaaaagtttacatgctttggcataaCCGTATGGGTCACccaggatctaccatgatgcaTAGAATCATTACCAACtataatggacatccattattgagcaaACACAtgctatctcaaatgataacccttgcaaggcttgttctcaagggaagttcataattagaccatcacaattaaaggttgatgctgaatccccatcatttctgcaaagaattcaaggggatatttgtgggcctattcaaccatcttgtggaccattccgatattttatggttttggttgatgcatctacctgatggtcacatgtttgtctttTGTCTACTCAgaatgtagcttttgcgagacttcttgtTTAGATAATTAAGTTGTGAGCACAGTTCCTAGATtaccccattaagtcaatccgacttgataacgctggtgaatttacgtctcaaacctttgatgatcactgcatgacattgggcattgatgttgaacactctgctcctcatgtccatactcaaaatggtttagcagaagcattgatcaagcggGCTCAGTTAATAGCCTACACTCtgcttatgaaaaaaaaattaccagcCTTTAtatggggacatgccatcttacatgctgcatcattagTTCAATTAAGACAtatagccaaccaccaatactcCTTAGTACAACTTGTGTTTggacatcagccaaacatttcacatttcgAGTTTTTGATTGTGCTGTTTATGTACCTATTTCACCACcacaacgcactaaaatgggacctcaggGCCGATTAGGAATTTatatgggttttgattcaccatctatcattagatatttggaacccttgacaggtgatatgtttacagttcattttgctgattgtcactttgatgagacagtatTCCCATCGTTAGGGGGGAGAAAAGACCATTCCAGAAAAATGGCAAAAGCTGACATGGGTTATTcccaccttatctcattttgatcctcgaagcattcaatgtgaaaatgaagtaaaaaggattgttcatcttcaaagtattgccaatcaaatgccagatgcatttaatgatgctatgaaagtgacaaaatcacatataccagctgtaAATGCACCTataagaattgatgtccctgttggacaaaataaagtggcagtgaatgattcatctggtgcacgcctgaaTCATGGTAGACctccaggttcaaaagattcaacccatcgaaagagaaagataggggcacaactgaatccaaatgaaatcattcaagaagagaaaatgaatgacaaatccacaattcatgatttt is a genomic window containing:
- the LOC137715174 gene encoding GABA transporter 1-like; protein product: MGTLPPTSVVVDDAKVGREEDDHDHEQKQLDAGARFVLKSKGSWVHCGYHLTTSIVAPALLSLPYAFTFLGWEAGILCLVIGALVTFYSYNLISLVLEHYAQLGHRHLRFRDMAHDILGPRWSRYFVGPIQFLVCYGAVVACTLLGGQCMKAVYLLTNANGTMKLYEFVIIFGCLMLLLAQIPSFHSLRHINLVSVFLCLAYSACTTAACIYIGSSSKGPHKNYSLNGNSQSRVFGVFNANAIIATTFGNGIIPEIQATIAPPVKGKMFKGLCVCYAVVTMTFFSVTISGYWAFGNQSEGLILNNFLDDGKPLVPKWFIFMINLFIIIQLSAVGVVYLQPTNEVLERAFADPTSKEFSARNVIPRAVSRSMSVILATIIAAMIPFFGDINAVIGAFGFIPLDFVLPVVLYNLTFKPSKRSPIFVLNTTIAVVFSILGVLAAIAAVRQISLDAKTYRLFANV
- the LOC137714347 gene encoding uncharacterized protein: MYGSGSSEVRTPIFSGENYEFWRIKMVTVFKSLGLWNLVEKGITTPDSKKKKKETEESSVDIVDEEMNIVFMKDAKALGIIQNAVSDQIFPQIANADSGKMVWDLLYGEYHGGGQVISIKLQNLRRQFEYARMRDDESLSGYLTRLNELINRMKTFGESLSNERLVQKVLINLSKPYDSICLVIENTKCLETVKLQKVIAILKSQEQQFDLHIIDTIGKAFTSLSVSPKGQNRSGAQSDPSQFQKNWNYKGKKWDSKPKFQYKGKPKCYNCERFGHWARECIAGKSVQKANNANQIEVTRNLFYANSTISESVVNGEWYVDSGCNNHMTGNEKLLVDIRTNKDKCSRQSTNANW